In Drosophila busckii strain San Diego stock center, stock number 13000-0081.31 chromosome 3R, ASM1175060v1, whole genome shotgun sequence, the sequence TAGTGTGCGTGGCGATGGGGATGGCGATAGCGATGGCGTAATGGGTGCGAAATCTATTCAATTTGCTTCAGGTTGCTCAGAGTTAAAGCAGCACGGGTGCGCACATGGCCAGGAAAAAGTTTGATAGTCAGTCGAAGTCAAAGTTTCTAGCAGACACGAAATCACTGGCCCCTCCCTCTTCGTCCGCTGCTTAGCACCAGGTATGATTGCGTCGCTgcaaaaaatttcataaatcaAAGTGGTGCTGTCGACctcaagcaacagcagccaaagctgaTGCAGGTGCAGGACTAACAGATACAAGAATTCAACTTCAGCTCACGCTACTGTAATTGCTTTATGCTGTGAAGCGTGACGCGGTCAGCAACGCAACGTGAGCAACCCATTTTGATATTACACACAAGCTTGCATACAAGTGCATAGAAAAATTGTATGTTTATGTATGGAAATGTTAAAGTTTAAAagctatttaatatattacaaatttgaTAGCTCGTTGAAGTCTTCACAGGCCTTGTACGGCCTAAGTTTTTTGTCAATATAAATgcagtatgtatgtatgaggGCACATCCTCCACATTGATAATGTAtcttaaaaaatgtatagagatatttattgttagtgGCATCTTTGCAGTTTAACTATCAGTGAAAGGCTCCAACAATATTCAACTGGTGTATATCGTGTGTATGTTTACGCAAGTGAAAactaataattttcaaaaactaTTCACGTGTAtgcacacacacctacacaaacacacacacacacgcacatgcacgGCAGAAAGTTGTGCTGAAAATGTAGCtgacaaagcaaattaaaaagccaTCTACTTCGGGTCAAAAGGCAAAAATCCGTTTAAAATGCAAAggaatatttgtaaaaattgcacagacaacaataataaattatgctgttagctgctggcagcgctaaaaaatatatgtcgGTATACAATTTAATGACGGAACGAAATTTACTCTcaacacaaaaacacaaacacaaacacaaacgtAATACGCGCTGAAGCTTCTTTATAGACTCTACTATATGCAGAAGCACACATACTACTTGCCACACCTCCCCTGTTGCATTCAAAGCACTGCAAAGCTAATAAGCTGTtctttgtggcagcaactcaTATTATGAGCTGCTCctcgcaaatattttatttattttttgccagATTTATGgcctaaataataaaaagaaaaaaaaaaaaaaataaataaataaactgaacAGCATGAAAGACTGCGAGGCACCTTTGTTGAGATTGACGACTTCTGGCAGGTGACGAAAGTTTATTGCCCATGTGTGAAGCTCACAATTGCAAATACGCAGCATACTatcgccgccgccgtcgtgGCAGTGGCCTCAGCTCTAATTAATGTCAGAGTTTGCCACAAGGAaaatgctgctaattaaaaaatatcatCAGCGGCAGCACCCAGCAGCCATAGAAGttgtaaaaactttttgttagcTGCTCGCTTTGTGTTACTCTTTTGCGGATAGTATATACCTACAACATTTACACCcagctatattatatatatttatagaccTGAGTAGTTGATGTGCTGCTTGGCCATTTCTTGTGATTATATCCAACAATTTACGCCATGACTGCATTCGTGGCAACCTTACAAATGGCTCTAGGGTTGCGAGTAATTGTCACTGCTTCGCTGCTTTGGATTTGGATTTGCCATTGGGTCTGAGTTTAGTAGAAcgttttggctttagctttagctttgccgCTCAACATCATTAAATGTACATAATGGAATTGCTGTGATTTGTTTCGCGCCGAAGATTTATTATCTCAATGCCGTTTCCAGGCGAAAAAATCGGCTTGCGTTTCGCTTCGCCAGCTCCACTGAATGCAGCAATAGCAGGGGCAGGCATaacataacaataataatcaaagTCGTTTACACAAGGACATTCAAGAGAATTTATGGCCCGATGTGCGACAATTGCAAAACTTtacgcatttaatttgtgcgaAATTTGCTTATGACTTGAATTGAATAAACTTGCTGGATATCTGCTTTTCCCCCCAATCACCTACCATCAACGCTCATGCCGTTTATTTGCATTCATAGTTTATAAACAGAATATATGTCGAGTGAAATTGTGTAGAAACATTTGCTTAAGACACTCACTAAACTTCTACATAGTACTTCTGTGTATGAGCCAGTCGTACATATGTTTCTGTTTGGTGCAAAACTTATGCTTcaatcatttgcatttcaagtgGTTCACTTGAAAGTTTCTTTACAAGAAACCGTTGGCATGATTATAGCTCGGCttcatttcattaaaatatgtttacttGGACATGAGTAATGGCTGACCctgtttgaaattaattgcttgcaaaACTATAGCAACGCTTGCACTTTTAGTTCTCCCCCTTTCTCTGCTCTGCCCGTCAAGGTGAACAATTTCTAAAGtcatcaaataaattaaatgtaggCCATGTCACAAAGACTCTCAAGCTTTCGGCTGagctttgcaaattgttgtgatAACATCTCGGTCGCCTGCAACTTATAAGATTTGTTGTTCACTTTGTTGTGCCTGTCACAAACTGCAAATTGAGAGTTATGCATCAACAATGAAAAAGTAATTaacttttttcaatttaaattatttacacatattatatttatttatacgtaGCATATGTACATGcttataagttttattattttatttttccaatCGATTTTGCGTCATATATTAGTATATTTTCACATAAACACCGCGGGCGCTTTGACACTTTCAAGGTGTGTCACAAAGACCAAAATTCTCAGGAAATGGAAtcttttttcaattacaaGATTGTAGCTGGCTTTcgaaattgttaataaatgttttgtatCGAAATTTACTAAATTAGAAGCGCAGgcaaaaagttgtttaaaataaaatggcacgattttattttgaaaaagtTTTGCCCCACCTCGCTGGGGCTAAGGCGCAGGACAACAAATTTCTATGATTTTTGCAGAATTTGAGATATTAAGCAGTCCTATTTcgttattattttgtaataagtatttcataattttcagGCTCTCTTTATGTTCACTTCTCACGCCAaaaacttttagatacactttgactagggcatcgcagcaaacacacgcaatatacaaacacatgcactcatgaacgcacacaaaacagcggacgcgtcacaggtggtcgctgtagcgtcagcacgGTGCACCCCggctgaaaattgaaatgtaaataattccaattTATCCGATCattctgaaattttcaaaatCTGCGGAAGCAAGAGATCAGACTTTAAAAGATTGTTTATGCCTATATCGTTTCCTGGATTTAGGACAGCACCTacacacaaattttgttgctgtagctacTTATAGTGCTGGAGAAAATCGCACTcaatacagacggacggacagacggacagacggaatGGCTATATCGATCTCAGCTCGTCGAGtcatcaagaatatatatacggAAGGTCCACTGCTCCCACATTACAtggcaacttcataatacccttttcttttttacaaaaatgtcaaagtgtttaaaaatGAAGTAAACCTTGCCGCGGGCGTTAAGTGTTATTGATTTGTATTATATGATATAGTACTTATAATAATCTATATTCATTCCATTAGCATTTTGACAATCAGcttgttttgaatttgaattccaACAAATTTGATGTTTTTTGTATGATATGATAATGACATACTGATAATGATATGACATACTGAGTAGGACGACTctcaagtatttttattaaaagtgcaAAATTATATGTAAGATACTTACAGAGGCTTATAAATTGATCCTAACTATAAAAAacgttaatttatttaatgtaaagatatatatttttaaaatatagcccaatatgtatataaatttagatttGGTAATCAAATTAAGGGTATAATCCTtaacccttttttttttaagaacaAGGAAGTGTGAAATGTAGTTAATTTTGTATAGGAATCGCCCCTAAAAATTGCTTTCACCTGCTTATATGGGCCTAACTTTTGAGCTGAGTTGAGGTGTGTATATTAcgatagtttttaattttagcgaAAACTCAAATTGTTAACCGCATGCTATTCTTTTTTCTTGCACATATTCTATGCGAGTGGCCGggtttgtatacactttgatatttgatTTCATGATGAAGTTGAGCAAGTGTATGTAAAAGAGAGAAAAAGGCGATGCCCTAATccaagtgtatataaaagttggtttcGCCCGAGAGATATACAGACCAGCATGGAGAGACTTTAGAGAGACTTTAGGCTACGGGCAAGCAATTTAGTATGAACGCATTTGCTGGGTTCTGGTCAAAGTGGATTTCGAAGTCGAATGcgtgcaattgtttgttttttctgttgttAAATTAGTTCATCATGCGAggacaattaaaaatgcattacaTGAATTATATGCGTAAAATTAAAGTGTTGAGTGGACACGcgcatttaaatatgaattattaACGGGCAACTACTTAAATGTAGTTTTTTGctcaaatcaaatacaaattgcaattgatacTTGTTCTGTctttcaatcaatcaatcaatcaaacaacGTTGTCAACAGCTTTACAGTtcaatcaacaataaatagGCGGTTTGTGGGTGTTTCCACccgcttaaaattaaaatcatggCAAAAATCATATTTGCCACGTGCCCGACTCACAATAATTCTCAGCGGAGTGTGCACATCTATATTATTGGCTTGTTGTTGATAATGTCGAACATTGGGGACGGCGTTCATTATAATAAACCGATATTTGGCTTGGGATTTGAGTGAATGCGTTTCATAGTCATGAAAGCAGACTGTTTTGAATAATAATGCTGTGTATTAAACTCGCCACAGATGCATTGCTGAAGTTGTATAATTTTTGCCCAATCTGCATGCATTGCTCATAAATTGCTTATTGCTTCGCCATTAGCAGAAGCTCTGAGCACTCGTACTTAATTATACCTTATTCAATGGCGAATAAtcaaacaaatgtgtgtgcaattcATTATGTGCAATTAGAGTTCAATTCACTTGGTGCTTGTTAAAGTTCAAGGTTGTACTTATTAACATCAGAGACGGCAAAAGCCAAAGAGAAATCGCTATATATAGCACTTCATTAATATATTCCCCTTCTCCTTCGTCTGCTCCTTCTTAAGCTCTCCCCtgaattaataataacaataatgtggtcgtttgtttttagtgcacacacacatcgacGTTAGCGTTGTTAAATGCCTCCCTAATAGGCTTCACATTTGTGGCCATGTTTTTGTAGAGCAAACATTTGCCGTATATCCTGCGACTGCGGCGTCGACAACCGCAAGTCCTTCTGAATAAGCTACTGTTGCGGTCAACCTTGATGTCAGGCGAATTTGTTTCAGAGAAATATGTTTCGTCGTCTACAAGTTGAAgtagcatataatttttttttatattaggGTAAAAAcacatattattatattagttcTCATGTGCTTGAACGAATTTATGTAAgcatcataaaaattataaacttcaAGTCTGATTTGCCAAGTAAAGTCAATCaatttttagaaaaaattcttaattttttattcaaatcatCAGTATCAAGTATCAAGCCAACAATGAGCTTCAGAAAGTCAATAGCTTCTATAAGAAGCAAGAGAGCATCTATAGCCAGTCGTCACTCCAGAGCGGGAAGTATCGTTGCAATGCCAATGTTTGAGCAAAGTATCCGACAACAAAAATACTTTACGACCGTTGCTTATGACTTGGAGGACTGGGTGCTTATAGATCGAATCTACAAAGACAGTGCAGATGTGAGCGAGCAGCCCAGTTATAGCACTAAAAAATTCTCTTAGTAAGTGTATAGTCACCTAATGTGCCTGAACCTAAACTTATTGGCAATAGTGAGCTCGAGTGTCATTGGCGTTATCTGCAGATGAAATCGTTGTATGATGCGCAGTTCATGCGCCAATTGAAGTATTTCATATCCACAAAGCCAGTAAGCGAACAATACTTTACTAAGAGGTACTCCGCATACATTCAATTTTACCTTGGTCTAATACTATGCAACTTCTTTCCAAGACTCTTGTCATACACAACGCTCTGGCCTCCTCTGCACACCAAGCGTGAATTGGAGTATTTTAAGAGGAATTTCTTCAAACTGACACCGGCGCGGGAGAAACGCTTGGAATACTTATTAAAAACCGATTTAAGCATGGACTGCTAGgtaatatgcatttaattgtaagTCCAAACGTTTATGCGAAATGTttgaatttacaattaattgctaaattcGGTCTCTACTTGCTCTAATAGCTAATGACGCTTTAAGCTTCACTCGTCATTATCGGTATGAAAGCAATGAAATCTGCAAAGCCTTTTAAGGCAAATAATGCATGAATAAACAACTGTTTAGAtgatgaatatttaatttccattCACAGTTTGCTCACTCATTTAGTCAATCATAAATAATTGGTTGTAAAAAGAACAAAAGAAGCCTATTGAAttgtaataaaacaaaaaatgtaaaaacaaatatgcatcTGTACATATCACAGTTATGTTTAttcaaatgtttgcttgtCGCATTGCAATTTAGAAAAGTGTTAAAAATGTAGTAAATGTGCTTGTGAATAGATTTTGCAATATCAGGCAATCGTTAGCAGGAAACACGCCATTTGTCACATCGAATTTTATGAATTGggcttttgtattttgataatacaaacaaaaacgaacTAGGAAGACTTTTGgtacaagaaaataaatgtaataaatacttttataacAACTTGAACTCAGGAAGTGTAAAAGGGTGGCATTATATTTCAACTCGTATTCTTTTGAACAGccagtatttattattattgtcattTATCAAGTGTTTTAATAAAAGATTAAAAcgta encodes:
- the LOC108602591 gene encoding uncharacterized protein LOC108602591, with protein sequence MSFRKSIASIRSKRASIASRHSRAGSIVAMPMFEQSIRQQKYFTTVAYDLEDWVLIDRIYKDSADVSEQPSYSTKKFSYELECHWRYLQMKSLYDAQFMRQLKYFISTKPVSEQYFTKRLLSYTTLWPPLHTKRELEYFKRNFFKLTPAREKRLEYLLKTDLSMDC